From one Humulus lupulus chromosome 8, drHumLupu1.1, whole genome shotgun sequence genomic stretch:
- the LOC133795565 gene encoding uncharacterized protein LOC133795565, protein MRPIRKIKNDSKISMACTKKIQKKSKSDPKFTVDENGLPNSMKTIDWLPNDLIVDILGHVAATSISDFFNAKLSWKLFNRLAKDSDDYMHNKLSLDELSCHPLDLYLCKEATSLFMKCLKNQNSEAMYRQGVIKYLNFHRKKEYGLELLKKAAHAGHLGACYFMGIILICKEDDESGTKKGLQLLGTIKTSAQMRECRDKLKEIANSLWLTPNRDFLRAKLFECQFPEWKRNSWPHADDSLSCHTCRVNHEIVCACNIVNGGNSFSCQTCYQ, encoded by the exons ATGAGGCCGATCAGGAAAATAAAAAATGACTCAAAAATCAGCATGGCTTGTACAAAGAAAATACAGAAAAAAAGCAAGAGTGACCCAAAATTTACAGTTGATGAGAATGGTCTTCCCAATTCAATGAAGACTATTGATTGGCTTCCCAATGATTTGATTGTGGATATATTAGGTCATGTTGCTGCTACATCCATCTCTGATTTCTTCAACGCTAAACTAAG CTGGAAATTGTTCAATAGATTAGCCAAAGATAGCGATGACTATATGCACAACAAACTATCACTTGATGAACTTTCTTGTCACCCATTGGACCTGTACTTGTGCAAGGAAGCAACTTCCCTTTTTATGAAGTGCCTAAAGAATCAAAATTCAGAAGCTATGTATCGACAGGGTGTG ATTAAATACTTGAACTTTCACCGGAAAAAAGAGTATGGTTTAGAATTGTTgaaaaaagctgcccatgcaggcCACCTTGGGGCATGTTATTTCATGGGTATCATCTTAATTTGTAAAGAAGATGATGAAAGTGGCACTAAGAAAGGGTTACAATTGTTAGGCACCATTAAAACAAGTGCCCAAATGCGAGAGTGTCGAGACAAACTGAAGGAGATAGCCAACTCATTGTGGCTTACTCCAAATCGTGACTTTCTTAGAGCAAAACTTTTTGAGTGCCAATTTCCAGAATGGAAGCGAAACTCGTGGCCTCATGCAGATGATTCGTTGTCCTGTCACACATGCAGAGTCAATCATGAAATAGTTTGCGCATGCAATATAGTCAACGGTGGCAATTCATTTTCATGCCAAACTTGTTATCAATAA
- the LOC133797693 gene encoding uncharacterized protein LOC133797693 — protein sequence MESIFLKLVFPPPPSIFLNTLSLISIPSFALGGLSEFRGNNMPYSKFFTNNTNNNNNNNHVTATNLQKQSSSQEKKTKEVSSRLGMLICYTPAFLASLAFYLLFPQESYNLRMLLLSSALALHFFKRIFEVLCVHKYSGSMALKTAMTIGISYLSSTASMIYAQHLSQGLAEPPIDLKYIGSLLFLIGLSGNFYHHYLLSKLREKGEKKYKIPKGGLFGLVICPHYMFEIIEFLGFFFISQTLHSFSIAIGTMFYLVGRSVATRRWYLTKFESFPQHVKALIPYVF from the exons ATGGAATCCATATTTCTGAAACTTGTCTTCCCACCACCACCTTCGATCTTCCTCAATACATTGTCGCTGATTAGCATACCCTCCTTCGCCCTCGGCGGGCTTTCCGAATTCAGAGGAAACAATATGCCGTATTCCAAATTCTTCACCAACAacaccaataataataataataataatcatgtcACTGCTACTAATCTTCAGAAACAGTCTTCTTCCCAAGAGAAAAAAACCAAAGAGGTGTCCAGTAGATTAGGCATGCTTATATGTTACACCCCTGCTTTTCTAGCCAGCTTGGCTTTTTACCTTCTTTTTCCCCAAGAGAGTTACAACTTGAGAATGCTCTTGCTCAGTTCTGCTCTGGCTCTTCATTTCTTCAAGAGGATTTTTGAg GTGTTATGTGTTCACAAGTACAGTGGCAGCATGGCTCTTAAAACTGCAATGACCATCGGTATAAGTTACTTATCATCCACAGCAAGTATGATTTATGCTCAACACCTCTCACAAGGGCTTGCAGAGCCACCCATTGATCTGAAATACATTGGGTCATTGTTGTTCCTAATAGGGTTAAGTGGGAATTTCTACCACCATTATCTTCTTTCCAAACTAAGAGAAAAGGGTGAGAAAAAGTATAAGATTCCAAAAGGTGGGCTTTTTGGCTTAGTCATATGTCCACATTACATGTTTGAGATCATAGAATTTTTGGGCTTCTTTTTTATTTCTCAAACATTGCATTCATTTTCTATAGCCATAGGCACAATGTTTTACTTGGTGGGGAGGAGTGTTGCTACTAGGCGATGGTACTTAACTAAGTTTGAGAGTTTTCCTCAACATGTCAAGGCTCTTATTCCATATGTATTTTAg